In Pseudomonas hamedanensis, a single window of DNA contains:
- a CDS encoding YkgJ family cysteine cluster protein, which produces MKTIPHTQIAEPAVTCSTCAACCCQLEVLLITDTGVPDRFIDTDEWGGEVMLRLDDGWCAALDRDSMMCTIYEKRPLICREFEMGAAECIEERRGISTAYR; this is translated from the coding sequence ATGAAAACCATTCCTCATACGCAAATCGCCGAACCGGCGGTCACCTGTTCGACCTGCGCCGCGTGCTGTTGCCAGCTCGAAGTGCTGCTGATCACCGACACTGGCGTGCCGGATCGCTTTATCGATACCGATGAGTGGGGCGGCGAAGTCATGCTGCGCCTGGACGACGGCTGGTGCGCGGCGCTGGACCGCGACAGCATGATGTGCACGATCTACGAGAAACGCCCGCTGATCTGCCGCGAGTTTGAGATGGGCGCAGCGGAGTGCATCGAAGAACGCCGGGGCATATCTACCGCCTACCGCTGA
- a CDS encoding acyloxyacyl hydrolase, giving the protein MKRLFCLAAIAAALMGQSLSAQAADVEFAVGGTSDSTMTYRLGMNFDWDKSWLQSDVGRLTGYWSGAYTYWEGDKTSSNNSLSFSPVFVYEFAGQSVKPYVEAGIGVALFSNTEYEDNKLGGSFQFEDRLGFGLRFNGGHEVGIRATHYSNAGLSSDNDGVESYSLHYSMPL; this is encoded by the coding sequence GTGAAGCGACTATTCTGCTTGGCCGCGATTGCGGCCGCACTGATGGGGCAAAGTCTTTCTGCACAGGCTGCAGACGTAGAGTTTGCGGTGGGCGGGACCAGCGATTCGACCATGACTTATCGTCTGGGCATGAATTTCGATTGGGACAAGAGCTGGCTGCAGAGCGATGTCGGCCGCCTGACCGGTTACTGGAGTGGCGCGTACACCTACTGGGAAGGGGACAAGACCTCCAGCAACAACAGCCTGTCGTTCTCGCCTGTCTTCGTTTACGAGTTTGCCGGTCAGTCGGTTAAACCTTACGTTGAAGCCGGTATCGGCGTGGCGTTGTTCTCCAACACCGAATACGAAGACAACAAACTGGGCGGCTCCTTCCAGTTCGAAGACCGTCTCGGTTTTGGCCTGCGCTTCAATGGCGGCCACGAAGTCGGAATCCGTGCCACGCACTATTCCAACGCCGGTCTGTCCAGCGACAACGATGGCGTAGAAAGCTACTCACTGCATTACTCGATGCCGCTGTAA
- the murI gene encoding glutamate racemase, producing MREAPIGVFDSGVGGLSVLAEIQRLLPNESLLYLGDCGHIPYGEKTPEFIRQRCSVMAAFFREQGAKALVLACNTATVAGVADLRRDYPDWPIVGMEPAVKPAAAATRSGVVGVLATTGTLQSAKFAALLDRFAADVRVITQPCPGLVERIENGDLHSADLRTLLQGYVTPLLAQGCDTIILGCTHYPFLRPLLRSMIGDDISLIDTGAAVARQLQRLLAERDLLADGPSLPVKFWTSADPQSLRKILPLLGQTASNVQNFDL from the coding sequence ATGCGTGAAGCGCCGATCGGCGTGTTCGATTCCGGCGTCGGCGGCTTGTCGGTATTGGCAGAAATCCAGCGTTTGCTGCCCAATGAATCGCTGCTCTATCTCGGCGATTGCGGGCACATTCCTTACGGTGAGAAAACCCCGGAATTCATCCGTCAGCGTTGCAGCGTGATGGCTGCTTTTTTCCGCGAGCAGGGCGCCAAGGCGCTGGTGCTGGCGTGTAACACCGCGACAGTGGCCGGCGTCGCCGATCTTCGTCGCGACTATCCCGACTGGCCGATTGTCGGCATGGAACCGGCGGTCAAACCCGCCGCAGCGGCCACGCGCAGTGGCGTAGTCGGCGTGCTGGCGACGACGGGTACCTTGCAAAGCGCCAAGTTTGCCGCGTTGCTTGATCGCTTTGCGGCTGATGTCAGAGTCATCACCCAGCCGTGTCCGGGGCTGGTCGAGCGGATTGAAAACGGCGATCTGCACAGCGCCGACCTGCGCACGTTGTTGCAAGGTTATGTCACGCCATTATTGGCTCAAGGCTGCGACACGATCATTCTTGGCTGCACGCACTATCCGTTCCTCAGGCCGCTGCTCAGGTCGATGATCGGCGACGATATAAGCCTGATCGACACCGGAGCCGCCGTGGCCCGGCAGCTTCAGCGTTTGCTCGCCGAGCGCGATCTGCTCGCGGACGGTCCGAGCCTGCCTGTGAAGTTCTGGACCAGCGCTGATCCGCAATCTCTCAGAAAAATCCTACCGTTGCTGGGCCAAACTGCGTCGAATGTGCAAAACTTCGACTTGTAA
- a CDS encoding molybdopterin-synthase adenylyltransferase MoeB — protein sequence MLNDQELLRYSRQILLQHIDIDGQLKLKASRVLIVGLGGLGAPVALYLAAAGVGELHLADFDTVDLTNLQRQIIHDTDSVGLSKVDSALKRLGAINPEIQLIAHRQALDEDSLAAAVAAVNLVLDCSDNFATREAVNAACVAACKPLVSGAAIRLEGQLSVFDPRRAESPCYHCLYGHGSEAELTCSEAGVVGPLVGLVGSLQALEALKMLVGFGEPLVGRLLLIDALGSRFRELRVKRDPGCDVCGSRHA from the coding sequence GTGCTGAATGATCAGGAGTTGCTGCGCTACAGCCGGCAGATTCTGCTGCAACACATCGACATTGACGGCCAGTTGAAGCTCAAGGCCAGTCGGGTGTTGATTGTCGGCCTCGGCGGACTTGGCGCGCCGGTGGCCCTGTATCTGGCGGCGGCGGGCGTGGGCGAGTTGCATCTGGCGGATTTCGATACGGTCGACCTGACCAACCTGCAGCGCCAGATTATTCATGACACCGACAGCGTCGGTCTGAGCAAAGTCGACTCGGCGCTCAAACGCCTGGGCGCGATCAATCCCGAGATTCAACTGATCGCCCATCGTCAGGCGCTGGACGAGGACTCACTGGCCGCTGCCGTAGCGGCGGTGAATCTGGTGCTCGACTGTTCGGATAATTTTGCCACCCGCGAAGCGGTCAACGCCGCGTGTGTGGCGGCGTGCAAACCGTTGGTCAGCGGCGCGGCGATTCGTCTGGAAGGGCAGTTGTCGGTGTTCGACCCACGGCGTGCCGAAAGCCCTTGTTACCACTGCCTGTATGGTCACGGCAGCGAGGCCGAACTGACCTGCAGCGAGGCCGGCGTGGTCGGGCCGCTGGTCGGTCTGGTCGGCAGCCTCCAGGCGCTGGAAGCCTTGAAAATGCTGGTCGGCTTCGGCGAACCGCTGGTTGGCCGCTTGCTGCTGATCGATGCGCTGGGTTCGCGCTTTCGCGAGTTGCGGGTCAAGCGTGATCCAGGATGCGACGTCTGTGGTTCGCGCCATGCGTGA
- the prmC gene encoding peptide chain release factor N(5)-glutamine methyltransferase: MTIIASLLRAAELPDSPTARLDAELLLAAALGKSRSFLHTWPERIVPSDAALTFAEYLQRRRSGEPVAYILGQQGFWKLDLEVAPHTLIPRPDTELLVEAALELLPATPATVLDLGTGSGAIALALASERPAWKVTAVDRVLEAVALAERNRQRLQLDNVTVLSSHWFSALEGQRFGLIISNPPYIAAADPHLIEGDVRFEPASALIAGEDGLDDLRLIVAQAPDHLHAGGWLMLEHGYDQAQAVRDLLLSRGFEEVHSRTDLGGHQRISLGRLPC; the protein is encoded by the coding sequence ATGACCATCATTGCCAGCCTGTTGCGCGCCGCCGAGCTGCCGGACTCGCCCACTGCGCGCCTGGACGCTGAACTGCTCCTTGCCGCCGCTTTGGGCAAGTCGCGCAGTTTTCTGCACACCTGGCCCGAGCGCATTGTGCCGAGCGACGCGGCGCTGACCTTTGCCGAATACCTGCAACGGCGCCGCAGTGGTGAGCCGGTGGCGTATATCCTCGGCCAGCAAGGCTTCTGGAAACTCGACCTGGAAGTCGCGCCGCATACGCTGATTCCACGCCCGGACACCGAGTTGCTGGTGGAGGCGGCGCTGGAACTGTTGCCAGCGACCCCGGCAACGGTGCTCGACCTCGGCACCGGCAGCGGCGCGATCGCTTTGGCCCTGGCCAGTGAGCGTCCGGCGTGGAAAGTCACCGCCGTGGATCGTGTGCTCGAAGCCGTGGCCTTGGCCGAACGCAATCGCCAGCGCCTGCAATTGGATAACGTCACGGTGCTCAGCAGCCATTGGTTCAGTGCACTTGAAGGCCAACGCTTTGGCTTGATCATCAGCAACCCGCCCTACATCGCCGCCGCCGATCCGCATCTGATCGAAGGTGACGTGCGTTTCGAACCGGCCAGCGCGCTGATCGCCGGGGAGGACGGCCTCGACGATTTGCGCCTGATCGTCGCCCAGGCTCCGGATCATCTGCACGCCGGCGGCTGGCTGATGCTCGAGCACGGCTATGATCAGGCCCAGGCTGTGCGGGATCTGTTGCTGAGCCGTGGCTTTGAAGAGGTCCACAGCCGTACCGATCTGGGCGGCCATCAACGCATCAGTCTGGGGCGTCTGCCGTGCTGA